A DNA window from Mycolicibacter hiberniae contains the following coding sequences:
- the lipB gene encoding lipoyl(octanoyl) transferase LipB, whose amino-acid sequence MVSIRSSAEPIEVRQLGTLDYSAAWQLQRDLAEARAAGGRDTLLLLEHPPVYTAGRRTEPQERPVDGTPVVDTDRGGKITWHGPGQLVGYPVIGLAEPLDVVNYVRRLEESLIEVCNNLGLNTTRVQGRSGVWLPAGSDRPARKIAAIGVRVARATTLHGFALNCDCDLSAFGSIVPCGITDAGVTSLSAELGCDIGVEDVRQAVASAVVDALDGVLPVRDHSAPRVTSTT is encoded by the coding sequence ATGGTGTCCATCCGATCCAGCGCCGAGCCGATCGAGGTGCGCCAGCTGGGCACCCTGGACTACAGCGCCGCCTGGCAACTGCAACGCGACCTGGCCGAGGCCAGGGCAGCCGGGGGCCGCGACACACTGCTGCTGCTGGAGCATCCCCCCGTCTATACCGCCGGGCGCCGCACCGAACCGCAGGAACGCCCGGTGGACGGTACCCCGGTGGTCGACACCGACCGGGGCGGAAAGATCACCTGGCACGGCCCGGGACAGCTGGTCGGCTACCCGGTGATCGGCCTGGCCGAGCCGCTGGACGTGGTGAATTACGTTCGGCGTCTTGAAGAATCACTCATCGAGGTGTGTAACAACCTGGGCCTGAACACAACTCGGGTCCAGGGAAGATCCGGGGTGTGGCTGCCCGCCGGGAGCGACCGGCCGGCCCGCAAGATCGCCGCGATAGGTGTGCGGGTGGCCCGCGCCACCACGCTGCACGGATTCGCGCTCAATTGTGACTGCGATCTCAGTGCGTTCGGCTCGATCGTGCCGTGCGGGATCACCGACGCCGGAGTGACTTCGCTGTCGGCGGAGTTGGGTTGTGACATCGGCGTCGAGGATGTGCGGCAGGCGGTGGCAAGCGCAGTCGTCGACGCTCTCGACGGTGTCCTGCCGGTGCGCGACCATTCGGCTCCGCGCGTAACATCGACCACGTGA
- a CDS encoding RDD family protein — MSRTFSSWLSGPESAGPGGPDTAPGQRLGLPASGPGSLAPTGRRLAALGLDWLVGYGLAGLGVAAGVVTPEFLATVVLGIWLVLGVAAVRLFGFTPGQYACGLRVVPVDGPGLGIGLGRAAVRGLLIALVVPALFTDADGRGLQDRATSTAVVRSR, encoded by the coding sequence ATGAGCCGCACGTTCTCCTCGTGGTTGTCGGGGCCGGAGTCTGCCGGTCCCGGCGGCCCCGACACCGCCCCCGGCCAGCGCCTGGGCCTGCCCGCCAGCGGCCCCGGCTCGCTGGCTCCGACGGGGCGGCGCCTGGCGGCGCTGGGGCTTGACTGGCTGGTCGGCTATGGGCTGGCCGGTCTGGGCGTGGCAGCAGGTGTGGTGACCCCGGAGTTCCTGGCGACGGTGGTGCTCGGGATCTGGCTGGTGCTCGGCGTGGCCGCCGTGCGGCTGTTCGGATTCACCCCGGGGCAATACGCCTGCGGGTTACGGGTGGTCCCGGTGGACGGGCCCGGCCTGGGCATCGGGTTGGGCCGGGCAGCGGTGCGCGGACTGCTGATCGCCCTGGTGGTGCCGGCGCTGTTCACCGACGCCGACGGGCGCGGGCTGCAGGACCGGGCCACCTCGACCGCGGTGGTGCGCAGCCGCTGA
- the sucB gene encoding 2-oxoglutarate dehydrogenase, E2 component, dihydrolipoamide succinyltransferase has product MAFSVQMPALGESVTEGTVTRWLKQEGDTVEVDEPLLEVSTDKVDTEIPSPASGVLTKIVAGEDTTVEVGGELAVISEAGENTSAPAEPEAQAPAPAAEAPAPAAEEPAPAAEAPAAPASAASSAPAGDGTPVLMPELGESVTEGTVTRWLKQVGDSIEVDEPLVEVSTDKVDTEIPSPVAGTLLSITAGEDTTVEVGGELARIGSGSPAAAPEPTPEPAAPAPAAPEPQAQPEPEPAPAPQAKPEPAPAPAPQAKPEPAAAQPAAAPAQDGEAARYVTPLVRKLAADNNVDLSLVTGTGVGGRIRKQDVLAFAEKQAQQRKEPAAASAAAAPAASRPAAAAPASALAHLRGTTAKANRIRQITAKKTRESLQATAQLTQTHEVDMTKIVALRARAKAAFAEREGVNLTYLPFIARAVIDALKAHPNVNASYNEDAGEITYYDAEHLGFAVDTEQGLLSPVVHNAGDLSLAGLARAIADIAARARSGNLKPDELSGGTFTITNIGSQGALFDTPILVPPQAAMLGTGAIVKRPRVIVDDAGNESIGVRSVCYLPLTYDHRLIDGADAGRFVTTIKNRLEEAAFEADLGL; this is encoded by the coding sequence ATGGCCTTCTCAGTCCAGATGCCCGCCCTCGGTGAGAGCGTCACGGAAGGGACCGTGACCCGCTGGCTCAAGCAGGAAGGCGACACCGTCGAGGTCGACGAGCCGCTGCTGGAAGTCTCCACCGACAAGGTCGACACCGAGATCCCGTCGCCGGCATCGGGTGTGCTGACCAAGATCGTCGCCGGTGAGGACACCACGGTCGAGGTCGGCGGCGAGCTGGCGGTGATCAGCGAGGCCGGTGAGAACACCTCGGCGCCGGCTGAACCGGAGGCTCAGGCGCCGGCTCCCGCCGCCGAAGCACCGGCTCCCGCTGCCGAGGAGCCGGCACCGGCTGCCGAAGCACCGGCCGCTCCCGCATCCGCCGCATCGTCGGCCCCCGCCGGAGACGGCACCCCGGTGCTGATGCCGGAGTTGGGCGAATCGGTCACCGAGGGCACCGTGACGCGCTGGCTCAAGCAGGTGGGCGACAGCATCGAGGTCGACGAGCCGCTGGTGGAGGTCTCCACCGACAAGGTCGACACCGAGATCCCGTCGCCGGTGGCCGGAACCTTGCTGTCGATCACCGCGGGCGAGGACACCACCGTCGAGGTCGGCGGAGAGCTGGCCCGAATCGGTTCGGGCAGCCCGGCTGCCGCACCCGAGCCCACGCCCGAGCCGGCGGCCCCCGCACCTGCGGCCCCCGAACCCCAGGCCCAGCCCGAGCCCGAGCCCGCACCGGCACCCCAGGCCAAGCCCGAGCCGGCGCCCGCACCGGCACCCCAGGCCAAGCCCGAACCCGCAGCTGCGCAGCCCGCTGCCGCGCCGGCCCAGGACGGCGAGGCGGCGCGCTACGTGACCCCGCTGGTGCGCAAGCTCGCCGCGGACAACAACGTGGACCTGAGCCTGGTCACCGGCACCGGGGTCGGCGGTCGCATCCGCAAGCAGGACGTGCTGGCCTTCGCCGAGAAGCAGGCCCAGCAGCGCAAGGAACCGGCCGCTGCGTCGGCAGCGGCGGCACCGGCCGCTTCGCGCCCGGCAGCCGCGGCCCCCGCCTCCGCGCTGGCGCACCTACGTGGCACCACCGCCAAGGCCAACCGGATTCGCCAGATCACCGCCAAGAAGACCCGGGAATCGCTGCAGGCCACCGCCCAGCTCACCCAGACCCACGAGGTCGACATGACCAAGATCGTGGCGTTGCGGGCCCGGGCCAAGGCCGCCTTCGCCGAGCGCGAGGGCGTGAACCTGACCTACCTTCCGTTCATCGCCCGGGCGGTGATCGACGCCCTCAAGGCGCACCCGAACGTCAACGCCAGCTACAACGAGGACGCCGGCGAGATCACCTACTACGACGCCGAGCACCTGGGCTTCGCGGTGGACACCGAGCAGGGACTGCTGTCCCCGGTGGTGCACAACGCCGGTGACCTTTCGCTGGCCGGACTGGCGCGGGCCATCGCCGACATCGCCGCGCGGGCCCGCTCCGGGAACCTCAAGCCGGACGAGTTGTCCGGGGGCACCTTCACGATCACCAACATCGGCAGCCAGGGCGCGCTGTTCGACACCCCGATCCTGGTGCCGCCGCAGGCCGCCATGCTCGGAACCGGTGCCATCGTCAAGCGGCCCAGGGTCATCGTCGACGACGCCGGCAACGAGTCGATCGGGGTACGCTCGGTCTGCTACCTGCCGCTGACCTATGACCACCGCCTGATCGACGGCGCCGACGCGGGTCGGTTCGTGACCACGATCAAGAACCGGCTCGAAGAAGCGGCTTTCGAGGCGGACCTGGGTCTCTGA
- a CDS encoding leucyl aminopeptidase, with product MSTEHHSPAPSVTVADSLPANADQAVLIVPVVSAGDESEPGAQSGERGAVVVATEPALPAEAVAEIEAALSALGAKGGSEQVNRLVVTSLPVASVLTVGLGKARESWPADVVRRAAGTAARSLNGTTAAISALSGLPGQGEDDLVAAGVEGILLGAYRFTAFRTEKTAPKDPGLQSLTVLTSAAGAEASAARGAVIAAAVTTARDLVNTPPSHLYPAEFAERARALGEAAGLEVEVLDEAALADAGFGGVIGVGQGSARPPRLVRLIHRGSRLVPNPDGAKKVALVGKGITFDTGGISIKPAASMHHMTSDMGGAAAVIATVVLAARRGLPLDVTATVPMAENMPSSTAQRPGDVLTQYGGTTVEVLNTDAEGRLILADAIVRACEDDPDYLIETSTLTGAQTVALGARIPGVMGSEDFRDRVAAISQAVGENGWPMPLPDELKDDLKSTVADLANVSGQRFAGMLVAGVYLREFVADGVEWVHIDVAGPAYNSGGPWGYTGKGGTGVPTRTMFAVLEDIAANG from the coding sequence GTGAGCACCGAACACCACTCCCCTGCCCCCTCCGTCACCGTCGCCGACTCGCTGCCCGCCAACGCCGACCAGGCGGTGCTGATCGTGCCGGTGGTCTCGGCCGGCGACGAATCCGAGCCGGGCGCGCAGTCCGGTGAGCGCGGCGCCGTCGTCGTCGCCACCGAGCCCGCGCTGCCCGCCGAGGCGGTCGCCGAGATCGAGGCCGCGCTGAGCGCCCTGGGCGCCAAGGGCGGCAGCGAGCAGGTCAACCGACTGGTCGTGACGTCGCTTCCGGTGGCCAGCGTGCTGACCGTGGGCCTGGGCAAGGCCCGGGAATCCTGGCCGGCCGACGTGGTCCGCCGCGCCGCCGGAACCGCAGCCCGCTCGCTGAACGGCACGACCGCGGCGATCAGCGCGCTGAGCGGGTTGCCCGGCCAGGGCGAGGACGACCTGGTGGCCGCCGGCGTCGAGGGAATACTGCTGGGGGCCTACCGGTTCACCGCCTTCCGCACCGAGAAGACGGCCCCGAAGGATCCCGGCCTGCAGAGCCTCACGGTGCTGACGTCGGCGGCCGGGGCCGAAGCGAGCGCCGCCCGGGGAGCCGTCATCGCCGCGGCGGTGACCACCGCCCGCGATCTGGTCAACACCCCGCCGAGCCACCTGTATCCGGCCGAGTTCGCCGAGCGCGCCCGGGCGCTGGGCGAGGCCGCCGGGCTGGAGGTCGAGGTGCTCGACGAGGCGGCGCTGGCCGACGCCGGATTCGGCGGCGTGATCGGCGTGGGCCAGGGTTCGGCACGCCCGCCGCGACTGGTGCGGTTGATTCACCGCGGGTCGCGCCTGGTGCCCAATCCGGACGGCGCCAAGAAGGTGGCGCTGGTCGGCAAGGGCATCACGTTCGACACCGGCGGTATCTCGATCAAGCCGGCTGCCTCGATGCACCACATGACCTCCGACATGGGCGGGGCGGCCGCCGTGATCGCCACGGTGGTGCTGGCCGCCCGCCGCGGCCTTCCGCTCGATGTGACGGCAACGGTGCCGATGGCCGAGAACATGCCGTCGTCGACCGCCCAGCGCCCGGGCGACGTGCTGACGCAGTACGGCGGCACTACCGTCGAGGTGCTCAACACCGACGCCGAGGGCCGCCTGATCCTGGCCGATGCGATCGTGCGGGCGTGCGAGGACGACCCGGACTATCTCATCGAGACCTCGACGCTGACCGGCGCGCAGACGGTGGCGCTCGGCGCGCGTATCCCCGGGGTGATGGGCTCGGAGGATTTCCGCGACCGGGTGGCGGCGATCTCGCAGGCCGTCGGCGAGAACGGCTGGCCGATGCCGCTGCCGGACGAACTCAAGGACGACCTGAAGTCGACGGTGGCCGACTTGGCCAACGTCAGCGGCCAGCGTTTCGCGGGCATGCTGGTCGCCGGGGTGTACCTGCGTGAGTTCGTGGCCGACGGCGTCGAATGGGTGCACATCGACGTCGCCGGGCCGGCGTACAACTCCGGCGGCCCGTGGGGGTACACCGGAAAGGGCGGCACCGGGGTGCCGACGCGCACCATGTTCGCGGTGCTGGAAGACATCGCCGCGAACGGGTGA
- a CDS encoding DUF4191 domain-containing protein translates to MPRPRNTAENKAARAEAKAARKNASRQRRAQLWQAFQLQRKEDKRLVPYMAGAFVLVVGVTTALALNGGTFAKVTTIPLGLVLGALVAFVIFGRRAQRSVYRKAEGQAGAAAWALENLRGKWRVTPGVAATGQLDAVHRVIGRPGVIFVAEGSPSRLKPLLAQEKKRTARLVGDVPIYDVVVGNGEGEVPLAKLERFLTKLPANISTKQMDSLESRLAALSSRSGPAAMPKGPLPGGAKVRGVQRAVRRR, encoded by the coding sequence ATGCCCAGACCGCGCAACACCGCCGAGAACAAGGCTGCCCGGGCGGAGGCGAAAGCCGCCCGCAAGAACGCCAGCAGGCAGCGCCGTGCCCAGCTGTGGCAGGCGTTCCAGCTCCAGCGCAAAGAGGACAAGCGGCTGGTGCCCTACATGGCCGGCGCCTTCGTGCTGGTCGTTGGGGTGACAACCGCGCTGGCGCTCAACGGCGGCACCTTCGCCAAGGTGACGACCATCCCGCTGGGCCTGGTGCTGGGTGCCCTGGTGGCCTTCGTGATCTTCGGTCGGCGCGCGCAACGGTCGGTTTACCGCAAGGCCGAGGGGCAGGCCGGGGCGGCGGCGTGGGCGCTGGAGAACCTGCGCGGCAAATGGCGCGTCACTCCCGGCGTGGCCGCCACCGGCCAGCTCGACGCCGTGCATCGGGTGATCGGACGCCCGGGCGTCATCTTCGTCGCCGAAGGGTCACCCAGCCGGCTCAAGCCACTGCTCGCCCAGGAGAAGAAGCGCACCGCCCGGCTGGTCGGCGACGTGCCGATCTACGACGTGGTGGTGGGCAACGGCGAGGGCGAGGTGCCGCTGGCCAAGCTGGAGCGGTTCCTGACCAAGTTGCCGGCCAACATCTCGACCAAGCAGATGGACTCGCTGGAGTCGCGGCTGGCCGCGCTCAGTTCGCGCAGCGGGCCCGCGGCCATGCCCAAGGGACCGCTGCCCGGCGGCGCGAAGGTGCGCGGCGTTCAGCGTGCAGTGCGCCGGCGCTGA
- a CDS encoding lipoyl synthase has translation MSAVGEGRRLSRAEARNAETPIERKPSWIKTRARMGPNYTDLKVLVKKDKLHTVCEEAGCPNIYECWEDREATFLIGGEVCTRNCSFCLIKSGKPPELDRDEPRRVAESVQSMGLRYSTVTGVARDDLPDQGSWLYAETVRAIKALNPSTGVELLIPDFGGRPELLGEVFDSRPEVLAHNVETVPRIFKLIRPGFSYERSLNVLTQARDAGLVAKSNLILGMGETPEEIRAALSDLYEAGAELVTITQYLRPTARHHPIERWVKPEEFVEHARYAEQLGFAGVMSGPLVRSSYRAGRLYQQALENRANRGRCTSAG, from the coding sequence GTGAGCGCCGTCGGAGAAGGCCGTAGGTTAAGCCGTGCCGAAGCACGCAACGCCGAGACGCCGATCGAACGCAAGCCATCGTGGATCAAAACCCGTGCGCGAATGGGGCCTAACTACACCGACCTGAAGGTCTTGGTGAAGAAGGACAAACTGCACACGGTCTGCGAGGAAGCCGGCTGCCCCAACATCTACGAGTGCTGGGAGGACCGCGAGGCCACCTTCCTGATCGGCGGCGAGGTCTGCACCCGGAACTGCTCGTTCTGCCTCATCAAATCCGGCAAGCCGCCCGAGCTGGACCGCGACGAGCCGCGCCGGGTCGCCGAGAGCGTGCAGTCGATGGGGTTGCGGTATTCGACGGTCACCGGCGTCGCCCGTGACGATCTGCCCGATCAGGGCTCCTGGTTGTATGCCGAGACGGTGCGCGCCATCAAGGCACTCAACCCGTCGACGGGTGTGGAGCTGTTGATCCCCGATTTCGGCGGACGGCCCGAGTTGCTCGGTGAAGTCTTCGACTCCCGTCCCGAAGTGCTGGCACACAACGTCGAAACCGTGCCGCGCATCTTCAAGTTGATCCGGCCGGGATTCTCCTACGAGCGCAGCCTGAACGTGTTGACGCAGGCCCGCGACGCCGGGCTGGTGGCCAAGAGCAACCTCATCCTCGGCATGGGCGAGACCCCCGAAGAGATCCGGGCCGCCCTGTCGGACCTGTACGAGGCGGGCGCCGAGCTGGTCACCATCACCCAGTACCTGCGTCCCACCGCTCGGCATCATCCGATCGAGCGCTGGGTCAAGCCCGAGGAGTTCGTCGAGCACGCCCGCTACGCCGAGCAGCTGGGCTTTGCCGGGGTGATGTCCGGGCCGCTGGTGCGCTCGTCGTATCGCGCCGGGCGGCTCTACCAGCAGGCGCTGGAGAACCGGGCTAACCGCGGCCGGTGCACCTCGGCGGGCTGA
- a CDS encoding TIGR01777 family oxidoreductase translates to MGNPVVAIAGSSGLIGSALVSALRADGHQVLRIVRRAPAGSGELQWDPAAGDIDVGALAGVDAVVNLCGVGVGDRRWSGAFKQSLRDSRIAPTEVLSAAVAEAGVPVLVNASGVGYYGDTGSRTVDESAPGGTDFLAQLAQDWEAATATAQQSGVRVVLARTGIVLSPAGGVVGRLQPLFSWGLGARIGNGRQYMSWISMVDEVRALLFAISHDTVSGPVNLTGPAPVTNAEFTAALGRAVGRRAPMLLPGFAVRAGLGEFAESLLTGQRAIPAVLEQAGFRFEHPTVGEALAYATSRPTPL, encoded by the coding sequence GTGGGTAACCCTGTCGTCGCGATCGCCGGGTCATCCGGACTGATCGGCTCGGCGCTGGTGTCGGCGTTGCGCGCCGACGGTCATCAGGTGCTGCGGATCGTGCGGCGCGCCCCGGCCGGCTCCGGTGAGCTGCAGTGGGATCCGGCCGCCGGCGACATCGATGTCGGTGCGCTCGCCGGCGTCGACGCCGTGGTGAACCTCTGCGGCGTGGGCGTGGGCGACCGGCGCTGGTCGGGTGCGTTCAAGCAGAGCCTGCGCGACAGCCGGATCGCCCCGACCGAAGTGCTGTCGGCAGCGGTTGCCGAGGCCGGCGTCCCGGTGCTGGTCAATGCCAGCGGCGTCGGCTACTACGGCGACACCGGCAGCCGGACCGTAGACGAATCCGCACCGGGGGGAACGGATTTCCTGGCCCAGCTCGCCCAAGACTGGGAGGCGGCGACCGCGACCGCACAGCAGTCCGGGGTTCGCGTGGTGCTGGCTCGTACGGGCATCGTGCTCTCGCCCGCGGGCGGCGTGGTGGGGCGCCTGCAGCCGTTGTTCTCCTGGGGACTGGGCGCCCGGATCGGCAACGGCCGGCAGTACATGTCGTGGATCAGCATGGTCGACGAGGTGCGCGCACTGCTGTTCGCGATTTCCCACGACACGGTGTCGGGCCCGGTGAATCTGACCGGTCCGGCCCCGGTGACCAACGCCGAGTTCACCGCCGCGCTGGGGCGGGCGGTGGGCCGCCGTGCCCCGATGCTGCTACCCGGTTTCGCGGTCCGGGCCGGGCTCGGCGAGTTCGCCGAAAGCCTGCTCACCGGGCAGCGGGCCATCCCCGCCGTGCTGGAACAGGCGGGTTTCCGTTTCGAGCACCCCACCGTCGGCGAGGCCCTGGCCTACGCCACTTCCCGGCCGACCCCGCTGTAG
- a CDS encoding adenylate/guanylate cyclase domain-containing protein: MVDWDALEAAGIADARARAGLIEYLDGLGFTAEEMVQAERQGRLFGLAGDAVGRSGPPIFTLRTAAEALDVPVAEVAQAWRMLGLTVPSPDTAALSQADVDALATWRQMRSFLGEPVDGFLRVLGATMARLAEAESSMIRLSEPDMWLGHTRDELRTARSWRAVAEYIPRIGAMIDTVHRQHQVTLRTFLEALAGGPTMGLMCGVGFADLTGFTALTRVLTATELATLLTDFTATVADVVHRDGGRVVKFIGDAVMWVSATGELLARAAIDLVNHPEARAAGLQVRAGLGYGEIVAINGDYFGTPVNLAARLVDVAAPGQVLASSCVRAELPNWPVIVQDPLTLKGFDEPVPAYQLHPHADR, from the coding sequence AAGCCGCCGGCATCGCCGATGCGAGGGCCCGCGCCGGCCTCATCGAATACCTCGACGGTCTGGGGTTCACCGCCGAGGAGATGGTGCAGGCCGAGCGCCAGGGCAGGCTGTTCGGCCTGGCCGGTGACGCCGTGGGCCGCTCGGGTCCCCCGATCTTCACCCTGCGGACGGCCGCCGAGGCCCTCGACGTGCCGGTGGCCGAGGTGGCCCAGGCCTGGCGGATGCTCGGGCTCACCGTCCCCAGCCCGGACACCGCCGCGCTGAGCCAGGCCGACGTCGACGCCTTGGCCACCTGGCGTCAGATGCGGTCCTTTCTCGGCGAGCCCGTGGACGGCTTCCTGCGGGTATTGGGAGCGACGATGGCGCGGCTGGCCGAGGCCGAGTCGTCGATGATCCGGCTCAGCGAGCCCGACATGTGGCTCGGCCACACCCGCGACGAGCTGCGTACCGCCCGGTCGTGGCGCGCGGTCGCGGAGTACATCCCGCGCATAGGCGCCATGATCGACACCGTTCACCGCCAGCACCAGGTCACTCTCCGGACCTTCCTGGAGGCCCTGGCCGGCGGGCCGACGATGGGGCTGATGTGCGGCGTGGGGTTCGCCGACCTGACCGGGTTCACCGCCCTGACCAGGGTGCTCACCGCCACCGAACTGGCCACGCTGCTCACCGATTTCACCGCCACCGTCGCCGACGTGGTGCACCGCGACGGCGGGCGGGTGGTCAAGTTCATCGGCGACGCGGTGATGTGGGTGAGCGCGACCGGGGAACTGCTGGCCAGAGCGGCGATCGACCTGGTCAATCACCCCGAGGCCCGCGCTGCCGGCCTGCAGGTGCGCGCCGGGCTGGGCTATGGCGAGATCGTCGCGATCAACGGCGACTACTTCGGCACCCCGGTCAATCTGGCCGCTCGCCTGGTGGACGTCGCCGCACCCGGACAGGTGCTCGCCTCGTCCTGCGTGCGCGCCGAACTGCCGAACTGGCCGGTCATAGTTCAGGATCCCTTGACGCTCAAGGGGTTCGACGAACCCGTCCCGGCGTACCAGCTGCACCCGCACGCCGATCGTTAG